The following coding sequences lie in one Mycobacterium sp. Z3061 genomic window:
- a CDS encoding DedA family protein: protein MSAQLPGIFDTLAPTLDRYGYAAIVALVGLEGVGIPLPGQLILIAGGIYAASGHLTLLPVLIVGLLAAVGGDNAGYAIGRYGGRGLVLRFGPYVFLNRERLAKTERFFARRGHLVVSIGRFIDGLRQASGIAAGLARMDWRRYLAYNALGSAVWVSVWVFAGYLAGNHIASLYAAFQRYGIYLLATCAAVAFAVLAGLAMRRRQQA from the coding sequence ATGTCCGCGCAACTGCCGGGAATCTTCGACACGCTTGCCCCCACCCTCGACCGGTACGGGTACGCGGCGATCGTGGCCCTGGTGGGACTGGAAGGGGTGGGAATACCCCTGCCCGGTCAGCTGATCTTGATCGCGGGCGGAATCTATGCGGCCAGCGGACACTTGACGCTGCTCCCAGTGCTGATCGTCGGGCTGTTGGCGGCGGTGGGCGGCGACAACGCCGGCTACGCCATCGGCCGCTACGGCGGTCGCGGTCTGGTCCTGCGGTTCGGTCCGTATGTGTTCCTCAACCGGGAGCGGCTGGCGAAAACCGAACGCTTCTTCGCCAGGCGCGGCCACCTCGTGGTCTCGATCGGGCGCTTCATCGACGGACTGCGGCAGGCCAGCGGCATAGCAGCGGGGCTGGCTCGGATGGATTGGCGCCGTTACCTCGCCTACAACGCGCTGGGTTCCGCGGTGTGGGTGTCGGTCTGGGTTTTCGCGGGGTATCTGGCCGGGAATCACATCGCGTCGCTCTACGCCGCATTCCAGCGGTACGGCATATACCTGCTGGCCACGTGCGCAGCCGTCGCCTTCGCCGTGCTGGCGGGGCTGGCAATGAGACGTCGCCAACAGGCTTGA